The following proteins come from a genomic window of Rutidosis leptorrhynchoides isolate AG116_Rl617_1_P2 chromosome 10, CSIRO_AGI_Rlap_v1, whole genome shotgun sequence:
- the LOC139870887 gene encoding uncharacterized protein, with the protein MRLRTHIDCVDQQKIRDFSDWILKISEGKINEPNDGEADIELPPEILLQTDGNAIDTLVNSTYPSILDHLGDGNFFSSKAILAPTNEEVDSINEHILTFIDDEERVYYSSDSLTLDEENDTWAQQVYSPEVLNGLKVPGVPNHKLTLKRGVPIMLLRNMDQSKGLYNGTTLIVERMGDHTIEARIITDHFFGNLTYIARMVIAPTDRKIAVKFQRRQFPVAVYFAMTINECQGQSLSNVGLYLRKPIFSHGQLYVAVSPVTTKQA; encoded by the coding sequence ATGCGACTGAGAACTCATATAGATTGTGTTGATCAACAAAAGATTAGGGATTTTTCTGATTGGATTCTGAAGATTAGTGAGGGAAAAATAAACGAGCCAAACGATGGTGAGGCAGACATAGAATTACCTCCTGAAATTTTGTTACAAACTGATGGAAATGCAATAGACACTTTAGTTAATTCAACATATCCTTCAATCTTGGATCATCTTGGTGATGGTAACTTTTTTAGCTCTAAAGCAATTCTGGCACCCACCAACGAAGAAGTAGATTCTATAAATGAGCACATTTTAACTTTTATAGATGATGAGGAACGAGTATACTATAGCTCTGATAGCCTAACTCTAGATGAAGAGAATGACACTTGGGCTCAACAGGTTTACTCTCCTGAAGTTTTGAATGGACTTAAAGTCCCTGGTGTCCCTAACCATAAATTGACTTTGAAGCGTGGTGTGCCTATAATGTTGCTTCGTAATATGGATCAGTCAAAAGGTTTATATAATGGTACCACATTAATTGTAGAGAGGATGGGAGATCATACCATTGAAGCTCGAATAATTACCGATCATTTTTTCGGGAACCTGACTTACATTGCACGAATGGTAATTGCACCTACCGATAGAAAGATTGCTGTCAAGTTTCAAAGACGCCAATTCCCAGTTGCCGTTTACTTCGCAATGACAATTAACGAGTGTCAAGGACAATCACTTTCCAATGTTGGATTATACTTACGTAAACCAATATTTTCTCACGGACAACTGTATGTAGCAGTTTCGCCTGTCACTACCAAACAGGCTTGA